Genomic segment of Paenalkalicoccus suaedae:
AGGGGGGAATTTCATGCAGGAGCGTATGATTGACTTTGTTGGCGCTGTCTCCGACGTTGTTTGGGGCATACCAACGCTTATCTTAATTGTAGGAACGGGACTTTACTTAACGGTTCGGCTCGGATTTTTACAATTCCGAACACTCTTTTACTCGCTAAAGCTTGTTTTCACTCCCACACCAGATGATGGGAAATCCAAAGGTGACATCTCTCACTACCAAGCTTTGACCACCGCACTAGCGGCCACGATAGGTACCGGTAACATAGCCGGTGTTGCAACTGCCGTTGTACTCGGGGGACCTGGTGCTGTCTTTTGGATGTGGATTACCGCACTTCTTGGGATGGCGACGAAATATGCCGAGGCTATTTTAGCGGTTAAATACCGTATTCAAAATAGTAAGGGCGAATACTCTGGTGGTCCGATGTACTACATTGAACGAGGACTTAAATTGAAGTGGCTCGCTGTTCTCTTTGCCTTTTTCGGAGCTTTTGCCGCATTCGGTATTGGTAACATGGTGCAGTCCAACTCCGTTGCGCTCGCTTTGGATGAAACGTTTAACGTGCCTGGCTTCGTAACCGGACTTGTATTAACCGTCTTAGCGGGACTCGTTATCTTTGGCGGAATTAAATCGATCGGTCGCGTAACAGCCTTCTTCGTTCCGTTCATGGCTTTATTCTATGTATTAGCAGGACTTATTATTATATTCTTAAACTTTGACCTTGTACCAGCAGCTGTTGGACTTATTTTTTCTGACGCATTCACTGGTCAAGCTGTTGCCGGTGGTGCCATTGGTGCTGTTATTCGCTGGGGTGTTGCGCGAGGAGTCTTCTCCAACGAAGCAGGTCTCGGGTCGGCCCCTATTGCTGCGGCTGCCGCAAAAACCGATTATCCTGGACGCCAGGCTCTCATCTCTATGACGCAGGTGTTTATCGACACGATTATCGTCTGTTCGATCACAGGTATCGTTATCGTCATGGGTGATCTTTACATCGGTGGTGAAACCGGGTCGGCGCTGACCTCACAAACGTTTGAGTTCTTCTTAGGCGGCTGGGGTAGCATCATCGTCGCAATTGGTATTACCTTCTTCGCTTTCTCTACAATCTTAGGTTGGTCTTATTATGGAGAAAAGTGTTTTAGCTACTTATTTAGCGATGCAACCATTCCTTTTTATCGTGCAGCCTTTATTATCGCTGTCTTCTTCGGAACAGTTGCCGAGCTAAACCTTGTATGGGCTATTGCCGATGTCTTTAACGGTCTGATGGCAATTCCTAACTTAATTGGACTCATCGGATTAACCGGTGTCGTTGTGTCTGAGACAAATCGATTCTTAAAAGTAGCACGGGAAGAAAAAGCACGTAAGCTTACTTAATCATGATTAGTAGCCCCTGTCCTTTTGGAGTAGGGGCTACTTTCTTCTGTGTATTCAAAAATCATTTTATGCAAGTATGCACACCTATTATGCAAATTAATTTGACCGAATCCTTCAATTAAGAAGGTAATTATGAGCTGTACATCGAATAATGTAATCGCTAACACTTTTACTGCATATGACCTTACATACCTTTCTATATAAATATAATAAAAATCCATATTAATAGTTGATTTATGCATAGAAATACATTAAGATAAACAAACGTGAATAATTATAATCATTGTACTACTATACAATTCAAAGAGGTGACAAGCATGAAAAATCAAGGCAGTGCTTGGAAGTTCCTTTTATTCTCCTTACTAGGTATCGGGCTATTCATGATGCCAATTACGGCTGGTGACGATATCACGATTCCGATCGCATTTATCGCCGGTCTTGTTCAGGATGCAATCGCAGGAGCACTTCCAACTATTTTAGTTATCGTCATTATTATTAGTTTTCTAGGTACGCTTATCTATAAGGGATTCCGTCCCGATTGGATGAATAACGAGCTCTACACACGACTATTTGACGTTAATGTATTCTGGTTTATCGTTCGTTTAGTAGCCGTTATATTAGCAGTCATGACACTATTTCAAATCGGTCCAGAAGCTGTATGGTCCGGGGATACAGGCGGACTACTATTAGAAGGTTTATTACCAACTCTGTTTGTTATATTCTTCTTTGCAGCGCTCTTCCTACCGTTACTATTAAACTTTGGATTACTCGAATTTTTCGGTGGACTATTAACAAAGGTCATGCGTCCTCTTTTCACTTTACCAGGTCGATCTTCTGTTGATACATTGACTTCGTGGTTAGGTGACGGAACAGTCGGGGTTATTTTAACAAATCAGCAGTATGAGCAAGGCTATTACACAAAGCGTGAAGCTGCTGTAATTGGTACAACTTTCTCTGTTGTCTCTATTACATTTTCTTTAGTTATTATTAGTGAATTGGGTCTTAACGAATATTTTCTTCCGTTCTATGGAACAGTCATTTTAGCAGGTGTTGTCTGTGCGCTTATCATGCCACGTATTCCACCTTTATCATTAAAGTCGGATGAATACATGAATGGACAAACTGGTCAATTAGATGAATCTGTTCCTGAAGAATATAAGGGGCAATCATTCGCAACTGTTCGCTACGGATTTGACCAAGCAAAAATTCGCGCAGATAAAAATACAAGTGTCTCAAGCTTCTTTAAAGACGGAGGTAAAAACGTTCTCGATATGTGGCTCGCGGTTGCACCAGTTGTTATGGCATTCGGTACAATTGGGGTTATCGTCGCTGAATTTACGCCAGTCTTTAACTGGATCGGGGCACCATTCGTTCCTATCCTGGAGTTCATGCAAGTACCGGAAGCGGCGGAGGCCGCACCGACTATTTTAATCGGATTTACCGATATGTTCTTACCGGCTATTTTAGGGTCAGGGATTGAAAGTGAGATGACAAGGTTCATTATCGCCTGTCTCTCTGTTTCTCAGCTTATCTTCCTATCAGAGGTCGGTGGGGTACTACTCGGCTCTAAAATTCCTGTTCGTTTTATTGACTTAGTGATTATCTTCTTAGAACGTACGATTATTTCGTTACCAATCATCGTATTAATTGCACATTTGATTTTTTAAGTAAATGGATACCCTCTAATTGACTACTCGGTCAGTTAGAGGGTATTTTATTTGCGGCTTTTGGGTTGCTGTTTGCACTTCCTCCTTCCCTTTGCACGTCCTCGGACTGCGTTTGCACTTCTTGCTACCCTGTTTGTTCCTCCTCGCACTCCGTTTGCGCCTCCTACCTACCTCTTTGTGCTTTCTCCTACCTCCCTCTCCCAAAACATGAAAAAAAGAACCGCAGCTCTCCACCGCGATTCTTACTTTTATCTTTATTTACTTCTTCGCAATTACCTCTACTTCAACTAAAGCACCCTTCGGCATCTTCGCTACCTCAACAGCACTTCTAGCTGGGTATGGCTCGCTTAAGTATGAAGCATAAATCTCATTGACCTTAGCAAAGTCATTGATGTCCTGTAAAAAGATCAGCGTCTTCACGATGTTACTCATCTCTACCCCGCCAGCCCTCAACACGGCCTCGACGTTTTGCATAACACGATGAGCCTGTGCTTCTACTCCACCTTCTACCATTTCTCCCGTCGCAGGGTCTAAACCGATTTGACCGGAAGTATAAATGAATTCTCCAGTATCAATTGCCTGTGAATATGGACCGATTGCTCCTGGTGCTTCTGTTGTTTTAATTGGTTTTGTCGTCATCTCACATACCTCCTATATTTTGCGCATTAAAATCTCGCTGACAAAGTGATGATCTCCCTTGCGCAGAATTAAATCAGCGCGCTGTCTTGTTGGTAGTATATTATTACGAAGATTCGGCTGATTGATTCGTTGCCAAATGTCCTTAGCGGTTGCATCCGCTTCTTCGTCCGTAAGCTCGGCGTACTTCCTAAAATAAGACTCCGGGTTACGGAAAGCCGTCTGTCGTAACGACTTAAAACGTTCCACGTACCAAGTAAAAATATCCTCTTCCGCAGCATCAACATAAATCGAAAAATCAAAGTAGTCAGAGACGTAAACACCGCCCTGCTGCTTTGGAGGTTGCAACACATTAATCCCTTCGATAATAACAATATCAGGCTGCTCCACAACTTGTTTTTCGCCTGGAATAATATCGTAGGTTAAGTGAGAGTAAACAGGCGCTTCTACAACCGATTTGCCAGACTTAATCTCCGCTAACACACGTAAAAGCTCCTGAACGTTATAGCTCTCAGGGAACCCTTTTTTATTCATAATTCCGCGCTTCTCAAGCTCTGCATTCGGATATAAAAAGCCGTCTGTCGTCACTAAGTCAACGCGAGGATGACGATCCCAGCGAGACATAAGCGTATGTAAAACACGGGCAAACGTACTTTTACCAACTGCAACGCTTCCCGCAATCCCAATAATATACGGGACCTTCTTCTCCTGCTTTTTTAAAAAGACATTTCGGCTACGATAAAGCTCCTGCGATGCGATAGCATGCAGGTGTAAAAGCCGTGTTAACGGCAAATATATATCAGCAATTTCATCTAAATTTAGTGCAACGTTAACTCCCTTTAAACGTTCGACTTCTTCTTGTGTAACCTCCATCGGATACGACTCTCGAAGCGCCGCCCACTCTTTGCGAGTAAACGATAAAAACGGTGATACGTTATCGATAATTCCCATAGTCATCCTTCATCCCTCGTTCAAGCAATGATCGCAGAAAAGCTTTTGAGCCCTGCGTCCCTCCTGCAAGTTTACTCCTTCTACCAAAAAGGTCAATGGCGAATGTTTCCGCTTTCTCGATTATATCTTTCTAAACCCGAAATGGAAAGGAGAAGGATGTAAAGCAGGAAGGGAGCAGACACTCAACTGCTACTCTTTTATTAGTTTTGCTCTAAGAGAGTGACCGATACTTTTACATCTAATGTGTGTTTACCACCACGATATACGCCTTGCAGTGGGCTAACATCCTGATAATCGCGTCCAATCCCCACTCGAATGTGCTGCTCTAACGCCTCTACGTTATTCGTTGGATCAAGTCCTGTCCAACCAATGCCAGGTACCATACACTCTACCCAAGCATGAGTAGCGGAATCCCCGACTAACGCGGAGTTCTCACCGACGTATAAATATCCACTCACATATCGAGATGGAATACCTTTAGCTCGAAGCAAACCGAGCATCACGTGCGTTAAATCCTGACAAACGCCACGCTTTAAGTCAAACGCTTCAGTTGCCCTCGTATTCACTACCGTTGCATCTGGATCATACGTAAACTTTTCATACATATAATTCATAACCTTTAACATATATTCAACAGGATTTGACTCCTCGCCAATCTCTGCATTCGCCTCATCCATTTGTTGTTTTGTTAAAAAAGTAGAGTCCGTATCATTCAAAAATGATAAATAGTGATTATGGAATAAGTCCGATTTAAAAATCTTATCCATTTCATCTGAGAATTGAACCATACGAATAAATGGACTCTTTTGAATGCTCACAACAGAAGTAGACTTTACAATCAGCTCCTTATGAGGCTCTGCAATGAAAAAGCTTTCCACATTATTTCCCCATAAATCGCTAAATTCCTTTGTTAGCGATACTGGAGTAATCTCGGGTCTGTATGTGAGAAGTCTCTGACACTCATCTGTACGTGGCTTTAAGCGGATTTGATTTAAGCTTTGATCGACTGGTGCCTCATAGTTAAGTACGTTTAAATGCTCGATTTGGTATTTCACAAAGCGTCATCCTCTCTATGCTGCCTCAAATGAAGTAGTACGTTTTTGCAAATACATATCCAATCCGATTACAGCTGTTTTGGAAATTATCTAAAAACGGCACCATTTCATCAGAGGTCATCTCTTGAAATTTAATTTTTGTAAACTCACGCGTGACCTCATCTAGTGCATCAAATAGCTCTGCGGAATAATGGGAGACCTTGCCCCCTTCTATCTTCATAACCGCCTCTCGAATATGTTCTACACAATACTCGATCGACCTTGGGAACTGTTCGTAAGAAATTAAAAATGGCAATAC
This window contains:
- the coaA gene encoding type I pantothenate kinase, whose protein sequence is MTMGIIDNVSPFLSFTRKEWAALRESYPMEVTQEEVERLKGVNVALNLDEIADIYLPLTRLLHLHAIASQELYRSRNVFLKKQEKKVPYIIGIAGSVAVGKSTFARVLHTLMSRWDRHPRVDLVTTDGFLYPNAELEKRGIMNKKGFPESYNVQELLRVLAEIKSGKSVVEAPVYSHLTYDIIPGEKQVVEQPDIVIIEGINVLQPPKQQGGVYVSDYFDFSIYVDAAEEDIFTWYVERFKSLRQTAFRNPESYFRKYAELTDEEADATAKDIWQRINQPNLRNNILPTRQRADLILRKGDHHFVSEILMRKI
- a CDS encoding YjiH family protein, producing the protein MKNQGSAWKFLLFSLLGIGLFMMPITAGDDITIPIAFIAGLVQDAIAGALPTILVIVIIISFLGTLIYKGFRPDWMNNELYTRLFDVNVFWFIVRLVAVILAVMTLFQIGPEAVWSGDTGGLLLEGLLPTLFVIFFFAALFLPLLLNFGLLEFFGGLLTKVMRPLFTLPGRSSVDTLTSWLGDGTVGVILTNQQYEQGYYTKREAAVIGTTFSVVSITFSLVIISELGLNEYFLPFYGTVILAGVVCALIMPRIPPLSLKSDEYMNGQTGQLDESVPEEYKGQSFATVRYGFDQAKIRADKNTSVSSFFKDGGKNVLDMWLAVAPVVMAFGTIGVIVAEFTPVFNWIGAPFVPILEFMQVPEAAEAAPTILIGFTDMFLPAILGSGIESEMTRFIIACLSVSQLIFLSEVGGVLLGSKIPVRFIDLVIIFLERTIISLPIIVLIAHLIF
- a CDS encoding transglutaminase family protein; this encodes MKYQIEHLNVLNYEAPVDQSLNQIRLKPRTDECQRLLTYRPEITPVSLTKEFSDLWGNNVESFFIAEPHKELIVKSTSVVSIQKSPFIRMVQFSDEMDKIFKSDLFHNHYLSFLNDTDSTFLTKQQMDEANAEIGEESNPVEYMLKVMNYMYEKFTYDPDATVVNTRATEAFDLKRGVCQDLTHVMLGLLRAKGIPSRYVSGYLYVGENSALVGDSATHAWVECMVPGIGWTGLDPTNNVEALEQHIRVGIGRDYQDVSPLQGVYRGGKHTLDVKVSVTLLEQN
- a CDS encoding RidA family protein encodes the protein MTTKPIKTTEAPGAIGPYSQAIDTGEFIYTSGQIGLDPATGEMVEGGVEAQAHRVMQNVEAVLRAGGVEMSNIVKTLIFLQDINDFAKVNEIYASYLSEPYPARSAVEVAKMPKGALVEVEVIAKK
- a CDS encoding alanine/glycine:cation symporter family protein, whose protein sequence is MIDFVGAVSDVVWGIPTLILIVGTGLYLTVRLGFLQFRTLFYSLKLVFTPTPDDGKSKGDISHYQALTTALAATIGTGNIAGVATAVVLGGPGAVFWMWITALLGMATKYAEAILAVKYRIQNSKGEYSGGPMYYIERGLKLKWLAVLFAFFGAFAAFGIGNMVQSNSVALALDETFNVPGFVTGLVLTVLAGLVIFGGIKSIGRVTAFFVPFMALFYVLAGLIIIFLNFDLVPAAVGLIFSDAFTGQAVAGGAIGAVIRWGVARGVFSNEAGLGSAPIAAAAAKTDYPGRQALISMTQVFIDTIIVCSITGIVIVMGDLYIGGETGSALTSQTFEFFLGGWGSIIVAIGITFFAFSTILGWSYYGEKCFSYLFSDATIPFYRAAFIIAVFFGTVAELNLVWAIADVFNGLMAIPNLIGLIGLTGVVVSETNRFLKVAREEKARKLT